Proteins encoded in a region of the Paenibacillus sp. E222 genome:
- a CDS encoding YhbD family protein → MTDDLISKKELLDLTGISYGQLYRWKRKNLIPEEWFIRKSSYTGQETFFPKQQILLRIDKILNMKDGLSLDELADVFSPTLGEVEMSAEELLERNIVSSTSLELLKEAGRERPLYALEQIMMLYVLDKLLMSGDITRQEGSLLIDVMSEHYYRFTGKPSELVLIRKMGVPSFLLVTAGTELYFDNGVKVVLRQPMGTFMEELKLKLG, encoded by the coding sequence ATGACGGATGATTTGATCTCCAAAAAAGAATTGCTGGACCTGACGGGTATCTCCTACGGCCAGTTGTACCGCTGGAAGCGGAAGAATCTCATTCCGGAGGAATGGTTTATTCGGAAGTCGTCCTATACGGGACAAGAAACTTTTTTTCCAAAACAACAGATTTTACTGCGGATTGACAAGATTCTTAATATGAAAGACGGCTTGTCGCTGGATGAACTGGCAGACGTGTTTTCACCAACGTTGGGTGAAGTGGAAATGTCCGCTGAGGAACTATTAGAGCGAAACATTGTTTCGAGCACTTCGCTTGAGCTGTTAAAAGAAGCAGGGCGGGAGCGGCCGCTGTATGCGTTGGAGCAGATCATGATGCTTTATGTACTCGATAAGCTGCTAATGAGCGGAGATATTACCCGCCAGGAGGGTTCGCTGCTGATCGATGTCATGTCCGAGCATTATTATCGTTTTACAGGTAAGCCAAGCGAATTGGTGCTTATTCGAAAGATGGGTGTCCCTTCATTCTTGCTGGTAACGGCAGGGACAGAGCTTTATTTTGACAATGGAGTGAAGGTCGTTCTCAGGCAGCCAATGGGCACGTTCATGGAAGAGTTAAAACTCAAATTGGGATAA
- a CDS encoding polymer-forming cytoskeletal protein, with the protein MEERNLRNDLNIAGMSQTAGGNFHRVSIDGMAKVNGNLDCTSLNVNGTMKMHGALSSESATINGMCTLNGPLVSSRVRVDGLTTINGDLRSPEIEVNGKCTVRGRVDGERIDIGGVIDIEGDVQCESLNVQGNIKISGFLNAGTVEIRLHTSSSAKEIGGERIDIRRKEQTGFWKSIGLGGTPSFKSALIEGDEIVLEDTEADIVRGSKVHIGRGCNIRLVEYSGELEVDPDAKVGSSQRI; encoded by the coding sequence ATGGAGGAACGTAATTTGCGCAATGATCTGAATATAGCGGGCATGAGCCAAACGGCAGGCGGGAATTTTCACCGGGTATCCATCGATGGCATGGCCAAAGTAAACGGTAACCTGGACTGTACCTCTTTGAATGTGAATGGAACAATGAAGATGCACGGAGCTTTGAGCTCAGAGAGTGCAACGATCAACGGTATGTGCACGCTGAACGGCCCCTTGGTTAGTTCTCGTGTTCGTGTGGATGGCTTGACAACCATTAACGGAGACCTCCGAAGCCCGGAGATCGAAGTTAACGGGAAGTGTACTGTACGCGGTCGGGTAGATGGGGAACGGATCGATATTGGTGGCGTGATTGATATTGAAGGCGACGTACAATGTGAGTCCCTGAACGTACAGGGCAATATTAAAATCAGTGGCTTTCTGAATGCGGGGACGGTAGAGATCAGGCTGCATACATCCTCTTCCGCCAAAGAGATCGGCGGGGAACGCATCGATATTCGTCGTAAGGAACAGACTGGTTTTTGGAAAAGTATTGGCCTGGGAGGCACACCTTCATTTAAGTCAGCCTTAATTGAGGGAGATGAAATCGTGCTGGAAGATACCGAGGCTGATATTGTTCGTGGCAGCAAGGTTCATATCGGTCGTGGCTGTAACATCAGGTTGGTCGAATATTCGGGTGAACTAGAGGTTGATCCAGACGCCAAGGTGGGCAGCAGTCAGCGGATTTAA
- a CDS encoding MDR family MFS transporter: MATRRNNIGLVLAGLLLSILMASMDNTIVATAMGDIVGKLGGLDKFVWVTSAYMVAEMAGMPIFGKLSDMYGRKKFFVFGILVFMLGSALCGTATSIVELTMYRAIQGIGAGALVPIAFTIMFDVVAPESRGKLGGLFGAVFGLSSVFGPLLGAYITEYATWEWVFYINLPLGLIAFVFIAFFYKESHQHQSQQIDWLGAITLIGAVVCLIFGLELGGKTYAWGSWQILGLFTGFVVLALLFLFAETRAKEPIISFGMFRNRVYWSSNVIGMFSGAAFITASVYIPIFIQGVLGGKATNSGLVLLPMMLGSVVTASMGGVLMTKIKYRNIMIPTLALLVVGLGLLTTLDETSSLWTIRIFMVMIGLGVGASFSVLSNAAMNAFEPQRRGAASSTLNFLRSLGMTMGITIFGIVQSQVFTRKMNDALAGSAAEAGGAGAPAAGGVPQGVNLSDPHALLSPELRKAIPPQVLDAITHALSSSIVQLFAWAAIPAALALIAAFFMGNEKMVIGEEQKEYTGGH, translated from the coding sequence ATGGCTACACGTAGAAATAATATTGGATTGGTGCTGGCAGGGTTACTGCTGAGCATACTGATGGCTTCGATGGATAATACCATCGTGGCAACAGCTATGGGCGACATTGTCGGGAAGTTGGGTGGACTCGACAAGTTCGTCTGGGTGACTTCCGCCTACATGGTGGCCGAGATGGCGGGTATGCCAATCTTCGGTAAGTTATCCGACATGTACGGACGAAAGAAGTTTTTTGTTTTCGGAATACTGGTATTTATGCTCGGATCTGCGTTATGTGGAACGGCAACATCAATCGTTGAGCTGACGATGTACAGAGCTATTCAGGGTATTGGTGCAGGTGCATTGGTGCCGATTGCCTTTACGATCATGTTTGATGTGGTCGCACCGGAATCACGGGGGAAATTGGGCGGTTTGTTCGGAGCCGTGTTTGGTTTATCGAGCGTATTTGGTCCGCTGCTGGGTGCTTACATTACAGAGTATGCGACATGGGAATGGGTATTTTATATTAACCTGCCGCTTGGTCTGATTGCGTTTGTGTTTATTGCATTTTTCTACAAAGAATCTCATCAGCATCAATCCCAACAGATTGACTGGCTCGGTGCAATCACACTGATTGGTGCGGTAGTCTGTCTCATCTTCGGGCTTGAACTGGGTGGCAAAACGTATGCCTGGGGTTCATGGCAGATCCTCGGTTTGTTTACCGGATTCGTTGTGCTTGCGCTGCTTTTCCTGTTTGCAGAAACGAGAGCCAAGGAACCCATCATCTCCTTCGGCATGTTCCGCAACCGGGTGTACTGGTCCAGTAACGTTATTGGCATGTTCAGTGGTGCGGCGTTTATTACCGCATCCGTTTACATTCCAATCTTCATCCAGGGGGTACTCGGTGGCAAAGCGACCAACTCTGGTCTCGTGTTATTGCCTATGATGCTGGGGTCTGTTGTGACGGCTTCCATGGGTGGCGTACTGATGACCAAAATCAAGTATCGCAACATTATGATTCCTACGCTGGCCTTGCTGGTAGTTGGTCTTGGATTGCTGACAACGCTGGATGAAACTTCATCTCTATGGACCATACGTATATTCATGGTGATGATTGGTCTCGGTGTTGGAGCGTCGTTCTCGGTACTTAGCAATGCAGCCATGAACGCGTTTGAACCGCAAAGACGCGGAGCGGCAAGCTCTACACTTAACTTCCTACGTTCACTTGGGATGACGATGGGTATTACGATCTTTGGTATCGTGCAGAGCCAGGTATTTACGCGCAAAATGAATGATGCCCTCGCCGGATCAGCGGCGGAAGCGGGTGGCGCTGGTGCTCCTGCAGCAGGCGGCGTGCCTCAGGGAGTGAATCTGAGCGATCCACATGCGTTGCTGTCGCCAGAGCTGAGAAAGGCGATTCCGCCTCAGGTGCTGGATGCCATTACGCACGCGTTGTCTTCATCTATCGTGCAGCTCTTTGCCTGGGCTGCGATCCCGGCTGCACTCGCGTTGATTGCTGCTTTCTTCATGGGTAATGAGAAGATGGTTATCGGCGAGGAGCAGAAAGAGTACACAGGCGGACATTAG
- a CDS encoding VanW family protein — protein MKKIHLMVIALFSILLIGSASYGLLYMYVNQPTLPEGVRVGEWSVEDVKRKEVLLGLDERLKQMEAWPITLEVDGSTPKAMTFTAAQTGASYSADDFRTAVQQLDEGNLWERAYARYHFIKEWPLKLTYNSKTLKEQLTPAWEKETFGTPANAVRRITASDKVQYIPEKGVRRIAWDELASLMQAKLHRDFAPLDHDAKPNPLLIQLPLYTLQPEVTLDSLRQEGIDRKIIQFSTSLGNSSAGRIHNVSAAAQAVNGMILPPNGTFDYEKVIKKAEEDYGFREAPVIVNGQLTPGIGGGICQVSSTVYNAALLTGLDIVERRNHSLPVKYLPKGLDATFASGSINFRFKNNTGKSLLIHAKVEGGSLTVKFFGTFPENVSYALESRTIETLSAPVKYVSSNVLPEGAQQVLQNGQPGYIVETMRTKKVDGKIVESKTITRDTYKAQNRLIARSGHTNLPDPREPSVVEDGISDTKQP, from the coding sequence ATGAAAAAAATACATTTGATGGTCATTGCACTGTTCTCCATCCTATTAATCGGTTCCGCGTCCTATGGATTGCTGTATATGTACGTGAACCAACCCACCCTACCAGAAGGTGTACGTGTTGGTGAGTGGTCGGTTGAGGACGTGAAGCGCAAGGAAGTTCTACTGGGACTGGATGAACGATTGAAACAAATGGAAGCGTGGCCGATCACCCTGGAGGTTGACGGTTCTACACCCAAAGCAATGACGTTCACCGCCGCCCAGACAGGCGCAAGCTACAGTGCTGACGACTTCCGGACAGCTGTGCAGCAGCTGGATGAAGGCAATCTGTGGGAGCGCGCTTATGCCCGATATCATTTCATCAAGGAATGGCCCCTGAAGCTGACGTATAATTCAAAAACACTGAAAGAGCAGCTTACCCCTGCCTGGGAAAAGGAAACCTTCGGTACACCCGCGAACGCCGTTCGCCGCATTACCGCAAGTGACAAGGTCCAGTACATCCCGGAAAAAGGCGTCCGCCGGATCGCCTGGGATGAACTCGCGAGCCTGATGCAGGCTAAACTGCACCGGGATTTCGCTCCACTGGACCATGATGCGAAGCCCAACCCGCTGTTGATTCAGCTGCCGTTGTATACGCTGCAGCCCGAAGTGACTCTCGATTCGCTGCGCCAAGAAGGAATTGACCGGAAGATCATTCAGTTCTCCACTAGCCTCGGAAACAGCAGCGCAGGCCGGATACATAACGTCAGCGCAGCAGCACAAGCCGTTAACGGCATGATTTTGCCGCCGAATGGTACTTTTGATTATGAGAAGGTCATTAAGAAGGCCGAGGAAGACTATGGTTTTCGGGAAGCCCCGGTAATCGTGAATGGGCAGCTGACTCCTGGCATTGGTGGTGGTATCTGTCAGGTATCAAGCACCGTTTACAACGCAGCCCTGTTGACCGGACTGGACATTGTAGAGCGCCGCAATCACTCCCTGCCCGTCAAATATTTGCCGAAGGGGCTGGATGCCACGTTTGCCTCAGGTTCCATCAATTTTCGGTTCAAAAACAATACCGGCAAGTCTCTGCTCATTCATGCCAAAGTGGAAGGTGGAAGCTTAACGGTCAAATTTTTCGGCACCTTCCCGGAGAACGTCAGTTATGCACTGGAATCCCGCACAATTGAGACATTAAGTGCTCCCGTGAAATATGTATCGAGCAATGTGCTGCCTGAGGGTGCCCAGCAGGTGCTCCAGAACGGTCAACCCGGATATATTGTAGAGACGATGCGCACCAAAAAGGTGGATGGCAAAATTGTCGAATCCAAGACCATTACACGTGACACGTACAAAGCACAGAATCGCCTGATTGCCCGCTCTGGTCATACTAACTTACCTGATCCCAGGGAGCCTTCTGTTGTAGAGGATGGCATCAGCGACACGAAGCAGCCTTAA
- the ftsE gene encoding cell division ATP-binding protein FtsE gives MIEMQDVWKTYANGTHALQGVSVKIDRNEFVYIVGPSGAGKSTFMKLMYREEVPTKGQISINGFNIGKLKPRKIPYVRRNIGVVFQDFRLLPRMTAFENVAFAMEVIEAPKRHIKKRVMEVLDLVGLRSKANREPSQLSGGEQQRIAIARAIVNNPSVIIADEPTGNLDPETSWGIMQLLDEINFRGTTIVMATHNKDIVNTMRKRVIAIERGQIVRDQMRGEYGYEF, from the coding sequence GTGATAGAAATGCAGGACGTGTGGAAGACCTACGCCAATGGTACCCACGCATTACAAGGGGTGTCGGTGAAGATTGACCGCAATGAATTTGTCTATATCGTCGGTCCGTCCGGCGCAGGCAAATCGACATTTATGAAATTGATGTACAGGGAAGAAGTTCCGACCAAAGGACAAATATCCATTAACGGATTTAATATCGGAAAGTTAAAGCCACGCAAAATTCCTTATGTACGCCGGAATATCGGCGTTGTGTTCCAGGATTTCAGGTTGCTGCCACGCATGACGGCATTTGAGAACGTGGCATTTGCCATGGAAGTTATTGAAGCACCGAAGCGCCACATCAAGAAACGAGTGATGGAAGTACTTGATCTGGTTGGATTGCGCAGCAAGGCGAATCGTGAACCTTCACAGTTGTCGGGTGGGGAACAGCAGCGTATTGCCATCGCACGTGCCATCGTGAACAATCCGTCTGTTATTATTGCGGACGAGCCTACGGGGAACCTTGATCCGGAGACGTCATGGGGCATTATGCAGCTGTTGGATGAAATTAATTTTCGCGGGACAACCATTGTTATGGCGACCCACAACAAGGATATCGTTAATACGATGCGTAAACGGGTTATTGCGATTGAACGGGGACAGATTGTACGGGATCAGATGAGAGGGGAATACGGTTATGAATTTTAG
- the ftsX gene encoding permease-like cell division protein FtsX: MNFSTLLRHLREGFKNVFRNGWMSVASIMSIIVSLLILGVFMLLVLNVNSMANQVDSQVEISTFLELNVDENLRNTLEQEISAMPEVSEIRFVSKEEGLKEFRERLGESADNVLSGFDVDNNPLPETIEVEVIEPETVTFVAQKIEALNDKHPEKPIMKVNYGKETVEVLFKFTKLVRNIGFIFVGGLGLMSMFLISNTIRVTILARRREIGIMKLVGATNTFIRWPFFVEGALIGLIGSAITVAVLFFGYSRLMATIGQDVFMQMLNLIPLGDIWLLFGTLLIGLGVLVGILGSTLSIRKSLNV, translated from the coding sequence ATGAATTTTAGTACTCTCTTGCGCCATTTACGGGAGGGATTCAAAAACGTATTCCGCAACGGCTGGATGTCCGTGGCCTCCATCATGTCCATTATCGTGTCTCTGCTCATTCTGGGCGTGTTCATGCTGCTGGTGCTTAATGTGAATTCCATGGCCAACCAGGTGGACAGTCAGGTCGAGATCAGTACGTTTCTTGAGCTGAACGTGGATGAGAACCTGCGTAACACGCTGGAGCAGGAAATCAGTGCCATGCCTGAAGTCAGTGAAATTCGTTTTGTTTCCAAAGAAGAGGGACTCAAGGAGTTCCGTGAACGTCTCGGAGAAAGTGCAGACAATGTGCTAAGCGGTTTCGATGTGGATAACAATCCACTGCCGGAGACCATTGAAGTAGAGGTCATTGAACCGGAAACCGTCACTTTTGTGGCGCAAAAAATCGAAGCATTGAACGATAAACACCCGGAGAAGCCGATCATGAAAGTGAACTACGGCAAGGAAACGGTGGAAGTATTGTTCAAATTTACGAAGCTTGTCCGTAATATCGGATTTATTTTTGTTGGGGGACTGGGGTTAATGTCCATGTTCCTGATCTCGAATACGATTCGCGTAACGATTCTGGCCCGGCGCCGGGAGATCGGTATTATGAAACTGGTTGGTGCAACCAACACGTTCATTCGTTGGCCTTTCTTTGTCGAAGGGGCATTGATTGGATTGATCGGTTCGGCGATTACGGTAGCAGTACTGTTCTTCGGTTACAGCCGCCTGATGGCCACGATTGGTCAGGATGTATTTATGCAGATGCTTAATTTGATTCCACTCGGTGATATTTGGTTGCTGTTTGGAACACTGTTGATCGGACTCGGTGTGCTGGTTGGTATTTTGGGAAGCACATTGTCCATCCGCAAATCTCTTAACGTTTAA
- a CDS encoding murein hydrolase activator EnvC has protein sequence MKKTASLLALTLLASLTLQPSDGYAKSSISDIDQQIQQLENKAASAKKEQQKAASNKKEAQHYKNKTNAYLKVVMEQINVVSDELANVSLQIENTEEDLRTTKKDLQAAEERIVAREKLLESRVRLMYTDGAVSYLDVLLTSTSFSDFLTRADSLKTIVDQDQHLLDEHKKDKQLVVDKKAELDVQYAEAKSLYAQKKQRKSQLNEKEQEKQVLLASYDAKIEESEELTQEQEDVLMQIASKRSALLQEKNKLREQQAAAAAKAKAAAAARAAAAAKAPTKVSSNSSSSTSYSSGNGIFGMPVSGARVSSGFGPRIHPITGEVGKLHAGVDFAVAQGTSVHAASGGIVIMAEWYSGYGYTVIVDHGGGLWTLYGHLREGGFKVSKGDTVSRGDIIAESGNTGNSTGPHLHFEVRDNGTAVNPFNYL, from the coding sequence TTGAAAAAAACAGCTTCGCTGCTGGCTCTAACGTTATTGGCCAGTTTGACGCTTCAACCTTCTGACGGATATGCCAAGAGTAGCATTAGCGACATTGATCAGCAGATTCAGCAACTGGAGAACAAAGCGGCTTCGGCCAAAAAGGAGCAGCAAAAAGCTGCCAGTAACAAAAAGGAAGCTCAACATTACAAGAACAAGACCAATGCTTACTTGAAAGTCGTCATGGAGCAGATCAATGTAGTTAGTGATGAGCTGGCAAACGTATCGTTGCAGATTGAAAATACGGAAGAGGATCTCCGGACAACGAAAAAAGATCTGCAGGCCGCAGAAGAACGTATCGTTGCAAGAGAAAAATTACTTGAATCGCGTGTAAGGCTGATGTATACAGACGGTGCCGTTTCTTATCTCGATGTGTTGCTAACTTCTACAAGCTTCTCTGATTTTCTGACTCGTGCCGATTCACTGAAAACGATTGTGGATCAGGACCAGCACTTGCTGGATGAACACAAAAAGGACAAGCAGCTCGTCGTGGACAAAAAAGCAGAACTCGATGTGCAATATGCAGAAGCCAAGAGTCTGTATGCACAGAAGAAACAGCGCAAGTCCCAGTTGAATGAGAAGGAGCAGGAGAAGCAGGTGCTTCTCGCTTCCTATGATGCTAAAATTGAAGAGTCGGAAGAGCTGACGCAAGAGCAGGAAGATGTATTGATGCAGATTGCCAGCAAACGTTCGGCCCTTCTGCAAGAGAAAAATAAATTGCGTGAGCAGCAAGCGGCGGCGGCTGCCAAAGCAAAAGCAGCAGCAGCTGCCCGTGCCGCGGCTGCTGCGAAGGCACCGACCAAGGTCAGCTCCAACAGCAGTAGCAGTACTTCATACTCAAGTGGTAACGGCATCTTTGGCATGCCAGTATCAGGTGCGCGTGTATCTTCCGGTTTTGGACCTCGTATTCACCCGATCACGGGTGAAGTGGGTAAATTGCACGCAGGTGTAGACTTTGCTGTTGCTCAAGGAACGTCCGTTCATGCCGCTTCTGGCGGGATCGTCATCATGGCTGAATGGTATAGCGGGTATGGTTACACCGTCATTGTTGACCATGGAGGCGGATTATGGACGCTATACGGTCATTTACGTGAAGGCGGATTTAAGGTTAGCAAGGGTGACACGGTAAGCCGTGGCGACATTATTGCTGAATCAGGCAATACAGGCAACTCCACTGGACCGCATTTGCATTTTGAAGTACGTGATAATGGAACAGCAGTGAATCCATTCAACTATTTGTAG
- a CDS encoding S41 family peptidase: MMKKRSALLLVIVALLGGSLLTLVLMSSPGLAQTTPGEGLLASVTGSSQQKNDLKKIETAMDLISSNYYKDVDRTKLIDGAINGMMESLGDPYSNYMGQETAAQFEESIEGSFTGIGAEVSSQDGNVVVVSPIKGSPAEKAGIRAKDMIMSVNGESLQGLELNKAVNKIRGPKGSEAKVQVKRAGSSELIEFVIVRDDIDLETVYAHMEDNGVGVITITQFSLNTGDRFKEELAKLEKQNMKGLIIDVRNDPGGVLQVVIDIAEQFVPKGKVIVQVEDKNGKKEQSKSNGSGKSYPITVLMNKGSASASEILAGALQQSAGATLVGENSFGKGTVQTSYDKQMGDGSLLKITIAKWLTPNGDWIHEKGIKPDIAVNQPDYFSVAPINKEKLPLKYDSNSTDVKSAQTMLRGLDFKPDRVDGYYDQKTEEAVKAFQKQKGIQATGQIDEKTAESLEAALIERIANPQYDAQLKRAIENVSKDISSAVSKP, translated from the coding sequence ATGATGAAGAAAAGATCGGCCCTGCTGCTTGTCATTGTAGCCCTTCTCGGAGGCAGCCTGCTTACGCTGGTGCTGATGAGCTCTCCTGGCCTGGCACAGACGACACCTGGCGAAGGATTGCTCGCCAGCGTTACTGGCAGTTCGCAGCAGAAGAACGATTTGAAGAAGATTGAAACCGCGATGGATTTGATCTCAAGCAACTATTATAAAGACGTGGATCGAACCAAACTGATTGATGGTGCGATCAACGGCATGATGGAATCTCTTGGTGATCCGTACTCCAACTATATGGGACAGGAAACAGCAGCCCAGTTCGAGGAGTCGATTGAAGGTTCGTTTACCGGAATCGGCGCAGAGGTATCCTCACAGGATGGAAATGTGGTAGTGGTATCACCGATCAAAGGATCGCCTGCCGAGAAAGCGGGTATTCGCGCGAAAGACATGATCATGTCCGTGAATGGTGAATCCCTGCAAGGATTGGAACTGAACAAAGCCGTTAATAAAATCAGAGGTCCAAAAGGCAGTGAAGCGAAGGTACAGGTTAAACGTGCCGGATCTTCCGAGCTGATTGAATTTGTCATTGTGCGTGATGACATTGATCTGGAGACGGTGTACGCCCACATGGAGGATAATGGTGTTGGTGTGATTACAATCACCCAATTCTCGCTGAACACAGGAGATCGCTTTAAGGAAGAACTGGCGAAGCTGGAGAAGCAGAACATGAAGGGCTTGATCATTGATGTTCGTAATGACCCGGGTGGTGTTTTGCAGGTCGTTATTGATATTGCAGAGCAATTTGTTCCGAAAGGCAAAGTTATTGTTCAAGTCGAAGACAAGAACGGTAAAAAGGAACAAAGCAAATCGAACGGATCAGGTAAATCGTACCCCATTACGGTATTGATGAACAAGGGGAGCGCGAGTGCGTCGGAAATTTTGGCTGGTGCATTGCAACAGTCGGCAGGCGCAACGCTGGTTGGAGAAAACTCCTTTGGTAAAGGAACCGTACAGACGAGTTATGACAAACAGATGGGTGATGGCAGCTTGCTGAAAATCACCATCGCGAAATGGCTGACTCCGAACGGAGACTGGATTCATGAAAAAGGTATTAAACCGGATATCGCTGTGAACCAGCCGGATTACTTCTCGGTGGCACCAATCAACAAAGAAAAATTACCTTTGAAATACGACAGCAATAGCACGGATGTGAAAAGTGCGCAGACGATGCTGAGAGGACTTGACTTTAAGCCGGATCGTGTGGACGGATACTATGACCAGAAGACAGAAGAAGCGGTCAAAGCATTCCAGAAACAAAAAGGCATTCAGGCAACTGGCCAGATTGATGAGAAAACCGCGGAATCACTGGAAGCGGCTCTGATTGAACGCATTGCCAATCCTCAATATGATGCACAGCTGAAGCGCGCGATCGAAAATGTCTCAAAGGATATTTCGTCTGCAGTGTCGAAGCCATAA
- a CDS encoding PDZ domain-containing protein, whose protein sequence is MEWAWPWLTTLGEALLQLFIQPFYYIAVILIALVYHRQLLQERKLFHVRLQSSITQTIRAVLGGIVIGVMVSIVSLFLGAHLTLSSLICIWAATLFLALFRIRYLCFAYAAGLLGVLQFGLNMASGWHPAGWIGSVTEALRALDMPALLVLAAVLHIGEALMVRMQGVSMASPLLFEGKRGKLVGGYQLQHFWPIPLLILVPVTGGAELPWTAWISGGNGYMLVALPIMLGFGEVTQSMLPGKKVQISAKRLLLYGTGLLVLSLLAAWWSPLMVVAALAAFIGHEFLVWYSGFEEQNRSPLFVHPEHGLKVLGVIPDSPAEELGIEAGETLYKVNGVLVHSPEQLHRALRMNPAFCKLEVRNHQGESKFMQRAIYEGEHHQLGVLMAPDNHEAWALRLRPLTLFHIVSLKLFARRRKDQLDVEAPLALPPAPAGEQRSVEM, encoded by the coding sequence ATGGAATGGGCTTGGCCATGGTTGACCACATTAGGAGAAGCATTGTTGCAGTTGTTTATTCAGCCGTTTTATTATATTGCGGTAATCTTGATTGCTCTCGTTTATCATCGTCAACTCTTACAGGAACGTAAATTGTTCCACGTTCGTCTGCAAAGCTCGATAACACAGACCATTCGTGCAGTACTTGGAGGTATTGTGATTGGTGTAATGGTCTCAATCGTGTCGCTGTTTCTTGGGGCACATCTTACACTGAGCAGCCTGATCTGTATTTGGGCAGCTACGTTATTCCTGGCATTATTCCGTATCCGATACTTATGTTTTGCTTATGCAGCAGGTTTGCTTGGCGTGTTGCAGTTTGGCTTAAATATGGCTTCGGGCTGGCACCCGGCAGGATGGATAGGAAGTGTCACAGAAGCATTACGTGCGCTGGATATGCCTGCACTGCTTGTGCTCGCAGCTGTATTACATATCGGTGAAGCACTGATGGTACGCATGCAAGGGGTATCGATGGCATCGCCTTTGCTCTTCGAAGGTAAACGAGGCAAGCTCGTTGGAGGATACCAGTTGCAGCATTTCTGGCCAATTCCGTTACTGATTCTTGTTCCAGTTACGGGCGGGGCCGAATTGCCATGGACCGCTTGGATCAGCGGAGGGAATGGCTACATGCTGGTTGCGCTGCCGATTATGCTGGGATTTGGAGAAGTTACGCAAAGTATGCTCCCGGGGAAAAAAGTCCAGATTTCCGCAAAACGATTGCTGCTATATGGGACAGGGCTGCTTGTACTCAGCCTCCTGGCTGCGTGGTGGTCTCCACTCATGGTTGTCGCAGCATTGGCTGCTTTCATTGGGCATGAGTTCCTGGTGTGGTACAGCGGCTTTGAGGAGCAAAACCGCAGCCCGCTGTTTGTACACCCTGAGCACGGCTTGAAGGTGCTGGGCGTCATTCCTGATAGTCCTGCGGAAGAGCTGGGGATAGAAGCTGGGGAGACCTTGTACAAGGTGAATGGCGTATTGGTGCATTCGCCTGAGCAGTTACATCGCGCTTTGCGTATGAATCCGGCTTTTTGTAAGCTGGAGGTACGTAATCATCAGGGTGAGAGCAAGTTCATGCAACGGGCGATCTATGAAGGTGAGCATCATCAGCTCGGGGTGCTCATGGCCCCGGACAATCATGAAGCCTGGGCGCTCCGCTTGCGTCCGTTAACGCTGTTTCATATCGTAAGTCTTAAGTTGTTCGCACGACGTCGGAAAGATCAGCTAGATGTTGAGGCTCCACTGGCATTGCCACCCGCCCCGGCGGGGGAGCAAAGATCTGTAGAGATGTAA
- a CDS encoding response regulator transcription factor, which translates to MSDLNEINNSSHSVQPQSIRLMLADDDSFIRESLKVLLGLDPGINVTGTASNGREALELLESGTIADVVLMDIRMPDCDGVEGTRIIKANFPDVRVLMLTTFDDDEYIIQALQNGASGYLLKNVPPDRIIQGIKTVHNGDMLIHPDIARKLASLLRPAAAPQTHEPIDSYGLTRMEMAVAEAISEGLSNKEIAAKLFLSEGTVKNYVTDILGKLSLRDRTQIAIFMLKK; encoded by the coding sequence ATGTCTGACCTGAATGAAATAAATAACTCGAGCCATTCTGTCCAACCTCAGTCCATTCGGCTGATGCTTGCGGATGATGATTCCTTTATCCGTGAAAGTCTCAAAGTCCTTCTCGGACTCGATCCTGGTATTAACGTTACAGGTACAGCTTCAAACGGACGAGAAGCTTTGGAACTGTTGGAGTCAGGGACAATTGCCGACGTTGTACTTATGGATATTCGCATGCCAGATTGTGACGGAGTTGAAGGCACCCGAATCATTAAGGCAAACTTCCCTGACGTGCGTGTACTGATGCTTACCACGTTTGACGATGATGAGTACATCATCCAGGCTTTGCAAAACGGAGCAAGCGGTTATTTGCTCAAAAACGTGCCCCCTGACCGGATCATTCAGGGCATCAAGACTGTACATAACGGGGACATGTTGATTCATCCCGATATTGCTCGTAAGCTCGCGAGTCTACTCCGTCCTGCTGCAGCGCCTCAGACACACGAACCCATTGACTCTTACGGGCTAACCCGTATGGAAATGGCTGTTGCAGAGGCTATATCAGAAGGTCTGTCCAATAAAGAAATTGCCGCAAAACTATTCTTGAGTGAGGGCACGGTCAAAAACTATGTTACCGATATTCTTGGCAAGCTTAGTTTGCGTGATCGGACTCAAATCGCTATTTTCATGTTAAAAAAGTAG